One part of the Vicia villosa cultivar HV-30 ecotype Madison, WI linkage group LG6, Vvil1.0, whole genome shotgun sequence genome encodes these proteins:
- the LOC131613280 gene encoding receptor-like protein 11, producing MESERKALLKFKDTISHGSDGLISWEAEDCCKWDRVFCNNLTGQVTNLDLIGFNLAGKLDASICELQHVTSLNLDDNYIRGEIPKCIGLLGKMKELHLNGNELVGILCKSAVHKRASSFPLRCNSFIFPSKPMHFGIFPLM from the coding sequence ATGGAGTCGGAGAGGAAAGCTCTCCTTAAATTTAAAGATACGATCAGTCATGGAAGTGACGGTCTTATCTCTTGGGAAGCTGAAGATTGTTGCAAATGGGATAGAGTTTTCTGCAACAATTTAACTGGTCAAGTAACCAATTTGGATCTCATTGGTTTCAATTTGGCAGGTAAGTTAGATGCTTCAATATGTGAACTTCAACATGTAACTTCTTTAAATCTTGATGATAATTACATCAGAGGGGAGATTCCAAAATGCATTGGTTTACTTGGAAAGATGAAAGAGTTGCATCTCAATGGGAATGAACTAGTTGGAATACTTTGCAAATCCGCCGTCCATAAGCGAGCTAGTTCATTCCCATTAAGATGCAACTCTTTCATCTTTCCAAGTAAACCAATGCATTTTGGAATCTTTCCTCTGATGTAA